The proteins below are encoded in one region of Segatella copri:
- a CDS encoding S9 family peptidase — MKRFPVFIATVMMVSAMQAADKLDLKAITSGEFAASYVTGINPIDGTDLYASISNDGKQVISYSFKTGKQMSILFDVSAVKAPFEQIEGYVISPDGKKLLIMTHREAIYRRSFKAEYFVYDIAKKSLKKLSQGVNQQVATWSPDSRHIAFVKDNNLFVTDGDKETQITRDGKFNEVINGIPDWVYEEEFSFNRAFAWNADGTAIGWIRFDESHVKTYSLQMFEGSHPTHSEYHDYPGEYSYKYPKAGQDNSKVSLWSYDMKNGKTVALDVPVDSDGYYPRIKTSPDANSLIVYTMNRHQDDMRLYAVNPFTGKSRMLIKESVPKFVKEEVIENSIVGKKNILLPSDRDGFMHLYLYDMNGKLLRQVEKGNYDVTSIYGMDEKTGDVYFQAAKLNAHDRQVYVAHKNGKVERLTDAAGSNSANFSGDYRYFVNTWSSYSHPYVFTVRSNKGKLIKTLEDNKQLLEKTRKYNWGKRETFSFTTSEGVKLDGWMVKPVDFDASKKYPVILFQYSGPGNQQVLDSWSTGSMGNGGAFDYYLAQEGFIIACVDGRGTGGRGAEFEKSTYLRLGDLESKDQVETALYMGSLPYVDKDNIGIWGWSYGGFNTLMSMSEGRPVFKAGVAVAPPTCYRFYDSVYTERYMRTPKENEEGYKVNPIERVKQQHGALLICHGLADDNVHPQNTFEYAEALVQADKDFKTLWYTNRNHGISGGNTRNHLLRQIANWFKQNLK; from the coding sequence ATGAAAAGATTTCCAGTTTTTATTGCAACTGTCATGATGGTTTCAGCAATGCAAGCTGCAGATAAACTCGACCTGAAGGCCATTACCTCCGGCGAGTTTGCTGCCTCTTATGTTACCGGTATTAACCCTATTGATGGCACCGATTTGTACGCTTCTATCAGCAATGATGGCAAGCAGGTTATCAGTTATTCGTTCAAGACGGGCAAGCAGATGAGCATCCTCTTCGATGTGAGCGCAGTCAAGGCTCCCTTCGAACAGATTGAGGGTTATGTAATCAGTCCTGATGGCAAGAAATTGCTTATCATGACCCATCGCGAGGCTATCTACCGCCGCTCGTTCAAGGCTGAGTATTTCGTATATGATATTGCTAAGAAGAGTTTGAAGAAGCTTTCCCAGGGTGTTAACCAGCAGGTGGCTACCTGGTCGCCTGATTCACGCCACATCGCCTTCGTAAAGGATAACAATCTCTTTGTTACCGATGGAGATAAGGAAACCCAAATTACCCGCGACGGTAAGTTCAACGAGGTAATCAATGGTATTCCTGATTGGGTTTACGAAGAGGAATTCAGCTTCAACCGCGCCTTTGCATGGAATGCGGATGGAACTGCCATCGGATGGATACGCTTCGACGAATCGCACGTAAAGACTTATTCTCTGCAGATGTTTGAAGGTTCTCATCCTACCCATAGCGAGTATCACGACTATCCGGGAGAGTATTCCTATAAATATCCTAAGGCAGGACAGGACAACTCTAAGGTGAGCCTCTGGAGCTATGATATGAAGAACGGCAAGACCGTGGCGCTCGATGTGCCTGTAGATTCCGACGGCTATTATCCACGCATCAAGACATCGCCAGACGCCAACAGTCTGATTGTCTATACGATGAACCGCCATCAGGACGACATGCGCCTCTATGCAGTCAATCCTTTCACCGGCAAGAGCAGGATGCTCATCAAGGAGAGTGTGCCTAAGTTTGTAAAGGAAGAGGTGATTGAAAACAGCATCGTGGGCAAGAAGAACATCCTGCTTCCTAGCGACCGCGACGGCTTCATGCATCTCTATCTCTATGATATGAACGGCAAGCTCCTGCGCCAGGTAGAGAAGGGCAACTATGATGTTACCTCTATCTACGGAATGGATGAGAAGACGGGCGATGTTTATTTCCAGGCTGCTAAGCTCAATGCGCACGACCGCCAGGTTTACGTGGCTCATAAGAACGGAAAGGTGGAGCGGCTTACCGATGCGGCTGGTTCCAACTCGGCTAACTTCTCGGGCGATTACCGCTATTTCGTCAACACCTGGAGCAGCTACAGCCATCCTTATGTCTTCACCGTACGCAGCAACAAGGGCAAGCTCATCAAGACATTGGAAGACAACAAACAGCTGCTCGAAAAGACACGGAAGTATAATTGGGGCAAGCGCGAGACTTTCTCTTTCACCACTTCCGAAGGTGTGAAACTGGACGGCTGGATGGTGAAGCCTGTAGATTTCGACGCCAGCAAGAAGTATCCTGTCATCCTCTTCCAGTATTCCGGTCCGGGCAACCAGCAGGTGCTCGATTCATGGAGCACGGGCAGTATGGGCAATGGCGGTGCTTTCGATTATTATCTTGCACAGGAAGGATTCATCATTGCCTGCGTAGATGGTCGTGGAACAGGCGGTAGAGGAGCTGAGTTTGAGAAGTCTACTTATCTCCGTCTGGGCGATTTAGAGTCGAAAGACCAGGTTGAGACAGCTCTCTACATGGGTTCTCTGCCTTATGTAGACAAGGATAATATCGGCATTTGGGGCTGGAGCTATGGTGGTTTCAATACGCTGATGAGTATGAGCGAGGGCCGTCCTGTGTTCAAGGCAGGTGTGGCTGTGGCTCCTCCTACCTGCTACCGCTTCTATGATTCGGTTTATACTGAGCGCTACATGCGCACTCCTAAGGAGAACGAAGAGGGTTACAAGGTGAACCCTATCGAGCGGGTAAAGCAGCAGCATGGTGCGTTGCTTATCTGTCACGGATTGGCAGATGACAATGTGCATCCGCAGAATACCTTCGAATATGCTGAGGCGTTGGTTCAGGCAGACAAGGACTTCAAGACCCTGTGGTACACGAACCGTAATCACGGCATTTCGGGTGGCAATACCCGTAACCATCTGCTTCGCCAGATAGCTAACTGGTTCAAGCAGAACCTGAAGTAG
- a CDS encoding gliding motility protein GldB yields MLLSSACEFKFKPNEEGEAVPLSVQRYDRLESRYLTTGDFSALQQMNTDYPIETRTLIEKMLQLGTITDANISNRFLMFYQDSTLQALIADAEAEFANMEDINEQLKSAFSRLNSWIPELQQPCFYAQIGALDQSIVVGEHSVGISLDKYMGENYPLYKKFYTPQQRSTMSRQYIVPDCLTFYLLSIFPMDQFDTRPQLDRDLHMGKIMWAVNKAMGKEIFKTKYVNTINAYVKRNPKVTVKQLLKDEDYSPIEALHKD; encoded by the coding sequence GTGCTTCTCAGTTCGGCCTGCGAGTTTAAGTTCAAGCCGAACGAGGAAGGAGAGGCTGTGCCCCTGTCAGTACAGCGTTACGACCGATTGGAAAGCAGATATCTTACTACCGGTGATTTCTCAGCCCTGCAGCAGATGAACACCGATTACCCGATAGAAACCCGTACGCTGATAGAGAAAATGCTTCAGCTTGGCACCATTACCGACGCCAATATCAGCAACCGTTTCCTCATGTTCTATCAGGATTCTACCCTGCAGGCACTTATTGCCGATGCTGAGGCAGAATTTGCCAATATGGAAGACATCAACGAACAGCTGAAATCTGCCTTCTCACGTCTGAACAGTTGGATTCCGGAGCTCCAGCAGCCTTGTTTCTATGCCCAGATTGGCGCTCTCGACCAGAGCATCGTAGTAGGAGAACACTCAGTAGGAATTTCGCTCGATAAATACATGGGCGAAAACTATCCGCTCTACAAGAAATTCTATACGCCGCAGCAGCGTAGCACCATGTCGCGCCAGTATATTGTGCCAGATTGCCTTACCTTCTATCTGCTGAGCATCTTTCCGATGGATCAGTTCGACACCCGTCCGCAGCTCGACCGCGATCTGCACATGGGCAAGATTATGTGGGCTGTAAACAAGGCGATGGGCAAGGAGATTTTCAAGACCAAGTATGTGAATACAATCAACGCTTATGTAAAGCGCAACCCTAAAGTAACGGTAAAACAACTGCTCAAGGACGAAGATTATTCGCCTATAGAGGCATTACATAAAGATTAA
- a CDS encoding DUF4861 domain-containing protein: MKKKQMMMALVSLIVLSAQGQVNFQVSVSNPSKVARTDAPVVVDLSKLGAIGDIQRAVVTVDGKEIPSQLDDINRDCTNDELCFLADLGKKETKTYQVHLYREGEQAQYPARTFAELCLPSRNRKLAKNRQDIYLRSISFDKKTKDPYHYVHSHGICFESELIAMRVYFDHRQTIDLYGKINKGLVVQDTQFYPSEEQIQAGSGDDCLWVGNTYGLGALRGWDGKDQVLFNNVKYQEQCVISEGPLRAIVEVVDKGWVPAPGLKPVNATIRYTIYAGHRDFDVDVFFNKDVSDYQFATGLINVKGSSEFADGKGLRGCYGSDWPTGKDDGKHKLETVGLGIYVPQSALVSQQPANKDCYTQVVKPAGSQLSYKLAYTSANETYGFKGEKEWYEWLKAWKKQIEEPVQVSVSVIIR; encoded by the coding sequence ATGAAGAAAAAACAAATGATGATGGCGCTGGTTTCGCTGATAGTTCTGTCAGCCCAGGGGCAGGTTAATTTCCAGGTGTCGGTTTCCAATCCTTCCAAGGTGGCAAGAACCGATGCTCCGGTGGTGGTAGATCTCAGCAAGTTGGGAGCTATTGGTGACATTCAGCGCGCTGTAGTAACCGTTGACGGTAAGGAGATTCCTTCACAGCTCGACGACATCAACCGCGATTGTACCAACGATGAACTCTGTTTCCTTGCCGATTTGGGCAAGAAAGAAACCAAGACCTATCAGGTGCACCTCTATCGTGAGGGCGAGCAGGCACAGTATCCGGCTCGTACCTTTGCCGAACTCTGTCTGCCAAGCAGAAACAGGAAGCTGGCTAAGAACAGGCAGGATATTTATCTGCGTAGCATCTCGTTTGATAAGAAGACCAAGGACCCTTATCACTACGTCCATTCTCATGGCATCTGTTTCGAAAGCGAACTGATTGCCATGCGTGTTTATTTCGACCATCGTCAGACCATCGACCTTTATGGCAAAATCAACAAGGGACTGGTGGTTCAGGATACGCAGTTCTATCCTTCAGAAGAGCAGATTCAGGCTGGTTCGGGCGATGATTGCCTCTGGGTAGGCAATACCTACGGACTGGGTGCGCTCCGTGGCTGGGACGGTAAAGACCAGGTGCTGTTCAACAACGTGAAATACCAGGAGCAGTGCGTCATTTCAGAAGGTCCGCTCCGTGCCATCGTCGAGGTAGTGGATAAGGGTTGGGTTCCGGCTCCGGGCTTGAAGCCTGTCAATGCCACCATCCGTTACACCATCTATGCCGGTCATCGCGATTTCGATGTAGATGTATTCTTCAACAAGGATGTTTCTGATTATCAGTTTGCTACAGGACTCATTAACGTAAAGGGTTCCAGCGAATTTGCTGATGGCAAGGGATTGCGAGGCTGTTACGGCAGCGACTGGCCAACAGGCAAGGACGATGGAAAGCACAAGCTGGAGACCGTAGGCTTGGGCATTTATGTGCCACAGTCAGCCCTGGTTAGTCAGCAGCCAGCCAATAAGGATTGCTATACTCAGGTGGTGAAACCTGCAGGCAGCCAGCTCAGTTATAAGCTTGCTTATACCAGTGCCAACGAAACCTATGGTTTCAAGGGCGAGAAGGAGTGGTATGAGTGGTTGAAAGCCTGGAAGAAGCAGATAGAAGAGCCGGTTCAGGTTTCAGTTTCTGTCATCATCCGATAA
- a CDS encoding glycosyltransferase family 2 protein — MAKVAIVILNWNGQKMLAKYLPNVIEYSRQDAEIWVADNSSSDGSMHLLETQFPQVKTIVLEQNFGFAEGYNRALKQIDAEYYVLLNSDVEVSHHWLTPLIEFMDSHQQVAACQPKLLAEYDKDSFEYAGACGGFLDKYGYPFCRGRIFDTVERDNGQYDYQQEILWATGACMMIRSKDYWTAGGLDGRFFAHNEEIDLCWRLRLMGRKIYCIPESEVYHVGGGTLPKSNPMKTYLNFRNNLTMLYKNLSDTELAHVMRMRRFLDYLAAFETLVLNRNWGDFKAIFKARRAFKAWKHEFDEDRRKIQAGRVKEEIPQVYNLSIIWQYYAKGKKLFSQL; from the coding sequence ATGGCAAAAGTAGCAATCGTTATATTAAACTGGAATGGACAGAAGATGCTGGCAAAGTATCTTCCGAATGTCATCGAATATTCCCGTCAGGATGCTGAAATCTGGGTGGCAGACAATTCTTCTTCTGATGGTTCGATGCACCTTCTGGAGACTCAGTTTCCTCAGGTGAAGACCATCGTGCTGGAGCAGAATTTCGGCTTTGCTGAAGGCTATAACCGTGCCTTGAAGCAGATTGATGCAGAATATTACGTGCTCCTGAATAGCGATGTGGAGGTTTCGCATCATTGGCTTACACCGCTCATCGAGTTTATGGATTCGCATCAGCAGGTGGCTGCCTGCCAGCCTAAGTTGCTTGCCGAATACGATAAGGACAGCTTTGAGTATGCTGGCGCTTGCGGCGGATTCCTCGACAAATACGGCTATCCGTTCTGTCGCGGCCGCATCTTTGATACGGTAGAGCGCGATAACGGGCAGTATGATTACCAGCAGGAAATATTGTGGGCTACGGGTGCCTGTATGATGATCCGCTCAAAGGATTATTGGACTGCTGGCGGTTTAGACGGCCGTTTCTTTGCTCATAATGAAGAGATAGATCTTTGCTGGCGCTTGCGTCTGATGGGCAGAAAAATCTACTGCATTCCTGAGAGTGAGGTTTATCATGTGGGTGGTGGAACCCTGCCGAAAAGCAATCCGATGAAGACTTATCTGAATTTCAGAAATAATTTAACCATGCTTTATAAGAATCTGAGTGATACGGAGTTGGCTCATGTGATGCGTATGCGCAGATTCCTGGATTACCTTGCTGCTTTCGAGACATTGGTTCTGAATCGCAACTGGGGTGACTTCAAGGCTATCTTCAAGGCGCGTAGGGCTTTCAAGGCATGGAAACATGAGTTTGACGAAGATCGCAGAAAGATACAGGCGGGCAGGGTGAAGGAGGAGATTCCGCAGGTTTACAATCTCTCTATCATCTGGCAATATTACGCCAAGGGCAAGAAACTCTTCTCGCAGTTGTAG
- a CDS encoding TIGR01212 family radical SAM protein (This family includes YhcC from E. coli K-12, an uncharacterized radical SAM protein.), translated as MYYNDFGTWIRKQFPDFRVQKISIDAGFSCPNRDGRISSGGCTYCDNRTFNPSYCDRKKSITEQLEEGKAFFSRKYPDMKYLAYFQAYTNTYARVEQLRQMYEEALEVEDVVGIVIGTRPDCVSDELLDYLEELNRRTFVLVEYGIESANDETLKRINRGHDFACCRSAVERTHARGILTGGHIIIGLPGEDAEESLRQAPLISSLPLDILKIHQMQIIRGTRLAQEYAEHPFHVYTVEEYIDVIVKYIRLLRKDLVLERFVSQSPKELLVAPKWGLKNYEFTNLLNNRLKSLQ; from the coding sequence ATGTATTACAACGATTTTGGAACATGGATCCGGAAGCAGTTTCCTGATTTCCGTGTTCAGAAGATTTCGATAGACGCGGGATTCTCCTGTCCTAACAGAGATGGAAGGATTTCGAGTGGCGGATGTACGTATTGCGACAACCGCACCTTCAATCCGAGCTATTGCGACCGGAAAAAGTCGATTACTGAACAGCTGGAGGAGGGAAAGGCTTTCTTCAGCAGGAAGTATCCTGATATGAAATATCTGGCTTATTTCCAGGCTTATACCAATACATACGCCAGGGTGGAGCAACTGAGGCAGATGTATGAAGAGGCTCTTGAGGTGGAAGATGTGGTGGGAATCGTTATCGGAACCCGTCCGGATTGTGTGAGCGATGAATTGCTCGATTATCTGGAAGAACTGAACCGCCGAACCTTCGTGCTGGTGGAATATGGCATTGAGAGTGCCAATGATGAAACCTTGAAACGCATCAACCGCGGACATGATTTTGCCTGTTGCCGTAGTGCCGTAGAGCGTACTCATGCCAGGGGAATCCTTACGGGCGGCCACATCATCATCGGCTTGCCGGGAGAAGATGCGGAAGAAAGTCTGCGCCAGGCTCCTCTCATCTCTTCCTTGCCGCTTGATATTCTCAAGATTCATCAGATGCAGATTATCAGGGGCACCCGGCTGGCACAGGAATATGCTGAGCATCCCTTCCATGTTTACACGGTAGAGGAATATATTGATGTCATCGTGAAATACATCCGTCTGCTCAGAAAGGATTTGGTGCTGGAGCGCTTCGTCAGTCAGTCTCCCAAAGAACTGCTGGTTGCTCCCAAATGGGGACTCAAGAACTATGAGTTTACCAATCTCCTGAATAACAGATTAAAGAGTTTACAATAA